One genomic window of Struthio camelus isolate bStrCam1 chromosome 1, bStrCam1.hap1, whole genome shotgun sequence includes the following:
- the KCTD4 gene encoding BTB/POZ domain-containing protein KCTD4, whose protein sequence is MERKTNRREKEYEEKHSNSEGSEQDKDCKTSLVTLNVGGYLYITQKQTLTKYPDSFLEGVINGKIMCPLDAEGHYFIDRDGLLFRHVLNFLRNGELLLPEGFRENQLLAQEADFFQLKVLSDAVKSRWEKEQLASRETTFLEITDSHDRSQGLRIFCNAPDFIAKIKSRIVLVSKSRLDGFPEEFSVSSNIIQFKYFIKSENGTRLVLKEDNTFVCTLETLKFEAIMMALKCGFRLLTSLDCSKGSIVHSDALHFIK, encoded by the coding sequence ATGGAgcgcaaaacaaacagaagagaaaaggaatacGAAGAAAAACACAGCAACTCTGAAGGCTCTGAACAAGACAAGGACTGTAAAACGTCTCTGGTTACACTGAATGTTGGTGGCTATCTATACATCACACAGAAACAAACACTAACCAAGTATCCAGATTCTTTTCTTGAAGGCGTGATAAACGGAAAAATAATGTGTCCACTTGATGCAGAGGGTCATTATTTCATAGACAGAGATGGACTTCTTTTCAGACACGTCCTGAACTTCCTACGAAATGGAGAACTTCTTCTACCAGAAGGGTTTCGAGAAAATCAACTTTTGGCACAAGAAGCAGATTTTTTCCAGCTCAAAGTACTATCAGATGCCGTGAAATCCAGGTGGGAGAAGGAACAGCTAGCATCCAGAGAGACTACTTTCCTCGAAATCACCGACAGCCACGACCGTTCACAAGGTCTTAGAATCTTTTGCAATGCTCCGGATTtcatagcaaaaataaaatctagaATTGTTCTGGTGTCCAAAAGCAGGCTGGACGGATTTCCAGAGGAGTTTTCAGTATCTTCAAATATTATTCAATTCAAATACTTCATAAAGTCGGAAAATGGTACACGACTTGTGCTGAAGGAGGACAACACCTTTGTCTGCACCCTGGAAACTCTTAAGTTTGAGGCTATAATGATGGCTTTAAAATGCGGATTTAGACTGCTGACCAGCCTGGATTGTTCGAAAGGGTCAATTGTTCACAGCGATGCACTTCATTTTATCAAGTAA